The sequence GCTGAGCAAAAAATAAGGAATTAAATTAAGTCCATAAAAACACTCTTTGATaaatttgtggggtttttcacCAAAGCCAAAAGAAACAAGGAATCTTTACAGATTTTAGTTCTTGGTATTGACTGTTGTTGATTTAAATTCCATTTAAGCCTattggcaaataaatatttttatctacATTAACTACAGGAGGAAttaaaagtggaaaaataatttctgaaattttttttaatatgcttaCTTTAAGTGGATAAATGCTGACCCTTTCAAGCTAACCAGTTTCCCTTGGTGTGCACACTTATTCTACCAGACTTACCAACCACATTTTAGTGCATAGTGGATGTTGCTGATGCCTTTGATGTGTTTCTTGTTTGAATAATCACCATGCTGTATCTCACTGTTTCTCTCTGTGTAAGCCTGATCTGATGCATGCCCTGTTGCACTGCATGCTGGAGCCAGTGGAATATGCTCGTGTGGTACAGTAtgattccattccattccatcctCACGgagtgctccaggctggggaaaAACCCAATTTGCacctgggaaaagggcaggaaaaatAGCATTAGCATGCAGAGATAGCTTTGAGCTCCTTGGGAAACTTGGCATAGCATATGcaaaataaagagaagaaacTGGTTCTCATTGCTCCAAGTGATCTTCATTGCTCTGAACAGATTTTTTCACAGCCTGTGCCATCCTAAACTGACACCtaggagtgtgtgtgtgtgtgtgtgtagagcTTTCCCAGGCTGGCTTGGGAAGTGTAGGATGTTGGTAAAACCCAGCTTTCCTCTGGTGATTCAGTGTGTGATTGGTGTGTCTGCACAGCAGACAAGAGGTTCTGTTCAATTGTCAATGCCCTGAAGTGTGCCAGGGAtgtttcccagccctgccaggtgttcctgccaggccctgcagtGCATTCTGCTCTTCCTTTCCCACCTGCTTTGCTGCTCAGTTTAGACACAGCCTCCCATAGTGCGTGGATGCTCAGGAATCAGCAACCCTGGAACTTGCAAAACTTGCAAGAAGCAATGCCAAGATTTGTTCTTCAGCTGACTGGCTTTGGCAGCTCCAAAttccctgagggctgcagggtggTTTGCACCAGAGCTTGATTTTGATCAGTAGTAAGTCaaggggagctgtgctggggatgtcacagcctcctcctctctgaCTGTTTTGGAAAggctgtggtttttgtttttgcacAACACCTGAGTTGCACACAGATGTGTGCCATGTTCTGGTTCCCTCTGAGAGAACTTTGCTGCCTGTGGGCAGGACAGGAAATCCATGGATGTGAGTAAGGTATGAGAGGTCACCAGCCCATCAGAAttatttttgctgtgttttgtttctcccaAGCTTTAAGTGTTCTCATGTAGTTCCCCATGTCTCTTTCTTTGGATCTGCTGCATTCATGCATCTGTGTGGAAGGGTTTTGAGTTAAATTGATTATAATAAGTTAAAATGTGTGAATGAAGTGAGGAATCCAGCAGCAATCTGGAATGAGGAAACTGGCAGGAGAGCAACCTGCCCTAGTGCAAGGGCTTGGgttaggtgatctttaaggtcccttccaacccaaaccattctaggattAAAAGGGAAGCACCATTTCCTTCAGAATTGGCTTCCACAGGGAGAAAAGCACAACTTTGTCAGCTGGGTGTGACTTGGGGCAGAATAGCAGAAAGGATCCAGCGAAAAGAGTTTTCAATGCTTAACACAGattcctttttctttgcttttttgggtttttttgtcttttagcCTCTTCAGCATGATGTGAACCCTTGTTTCTCTCTGTAGGTGCGTTACAGAAGGGACCACCTGTCCAGCAGGCAGTTACCCTATTTCCCTGTGCTGGAAGATCTGATGAAGGATGGTAGTGATGGTGCTGCTCTTCTAGCTGTGATTCACTATTATTGTCCAGAGCAAATGAAACTGGATGGTATGTAATAAAGGTTTTGAGGGAATCAAAGGAATAAAAGGCTTTCAGGCTTTGAAAGCTGAACtagaaatacattaaaaaaaaaaaaagcagcacattTAATAGGTAGAGGACTATGGCAGGTTGGAGGCAGGTCACATATGGAATCTGCATTTTAGAAAGAATCTCTCTTGGATCTTGCATTTTTTACTTATTGTATTAAGAAGACTGTGCTCTGTATATTATGAGCCACAAAAGAATCCTTTCTTTTCTAGTTTTAGATGTGGCTTTCTTTGCTCAAATACTGAGCTTGGTTTCAATGCCATAAAAATGGAGTACATGTCCACCAGTGTTAGCTGATAATTCTCATGTTTTTCATGGCATAACTTGGCATTTTAAGATCTAGATTATGAAATAGTTTCTCTCAATCTGCAGAAATTGTCACTCTTGAGCATTGCAAAACTCGAGTTCTCTTCcccagaaaatgtttttcttaatAAATCAATGTCCTTGTTGCATTAACTTCTGCAAATCAACATTTTGTATTGGTTTTTAAATTCTCAGATATGTTGTACCTTGCAGAGCTCCTgagtgttttcagaaggaaCCAGCACTGTGAATCCTAGGAGTAACCTTTTATTATATGCAAATCAAGATGTCTGGTTTTAATTGCTTTTGTATTTTGTCATTATGTGTGTTCTCTGTAGCCTGTTTACCTTTTCTGTGGCTGTGATAGACAGAATCCACTGTGGATTCAGAAATGAATGCAGACCTGATACTGTTCTCTGtggttttcttcctccttttcctgtcCCTCTGGTTCTGAGCAGGTAGAGAAATGTCACTGGTAGCCAGTAAACACCCAGTGCTGGTGTAGAGTCTGTGAAGTTCCTGTATTTAGTGTTCCTGTGAGCTGGGGGTGGAAGGGTGATCCCCTGGGAAAGTGCCAGAACTGACTCAGCCCTGTCTCCTTCCCAGATATCTGTTTGAAGGAGGTGACATCAATTGCAGACAGCCTCTATAACATTCAGCTCTTGAGAGAGTTCTCAAATGAGTACCTGAACAAATGCTTTTACCTCACCTTGGAGGACATGTTGTATGCTCCTTTGGTTTTAAAGGTAAGGAACATGACAAAAGATGTATTTTTCAATAAAGTGTGGGTAAATCAGGAGGGTTTTGTTCATGTGAGgtgtaattttccttttttttctgtttcagccCAATGTCATGGTGTTCATTGCAGAACTCTTCTGGTGGTTTGAGAATGTCAAACCAGACTTTGTACAACCAAGAGATATCCAGGAAATAAAAGATGGTAAGTTTATCAGATAACTGATGGCATGTTATTTAGAAAATACTTAGATTGCAGTGAAACTGTTCCCTAGTGGTGTTTCCTTGGAAGGTTTATTCTTGCTGGGGGTCTTTGAAAAGCAGtaaaatagaaggaaaattaCTCCTAGATCCACTTTTTGGATGGATAATTTTGAGCAGGTAATTTTCCCTCCTAAACCCactaattaattattaatttgtaACTTCCATTAAGCTCACCAAAACACAAAATTCACCCGAACATcacatttaaatttatttaaataaagagCAGTACTTCAGGTTGCAGTGCATACCAAGTTTCCCTTTACCCTTTTCAATGTGAGAGCTTGCTGTGCTGTCCTGCTCCCCTGGCCCCTCTGGGAGGTGCTGATGCTGTCCCTTTGTGCCCAGCCAAGGCAGTGatgcagcagaagagcagccGGCCCCCTGTGCCCATTTCCAACGCCACCAAGCGCAGCTTCCTGGCCACTCCTGCCAGCCcaagcccagcagagctgcagcccccagcccaggcagccccTGAGGCCTGCAGCAGGTACTACCTGCACCCCGAGGAGCCTGACTACCTGTGAGTGTGTCTTCATCTTGTTCCACCTTCTGTTGTGCCTCTCTTGGGGTCACCTGGGGATTGGTGCTGCTGAGTGTTGTCGTTTTGCCACTGAGTGACCTTAGAGCAcccaaaggggctccaggagagctggccAGGGACTTGCTTGGAGCAAGCTGCtcttgtggaaggtgtccatggAAATGAGTCTTTAaggctccttccaacccaaccatCCTGGGGTTCTGTGAAAACAAACTTCAGCACGATCTGATGTGGTTAATGGAAAGGGTTTTCAGCTGACATAAGTTTCATGGTGAACTCTAAGTTACTTCAGTTTGCTTTGTCTTGAATTTACTATTTACATAGCATTGTCTTAAATCTACTGCATTTAGAAACTTAGTTTAATTTCAGGTAATAGGTTTACTTTTGTGTTGTTACATGTGAAAAACTTCTTGTTAAGGAACTTCTTAAAAATTCATGATATTACGTTTTAAAGAGAATGAGGGTAACTTACCTGTGTGACTTTGCCATTTGATATTTTTTCTGATTATAGAAGACAAAATTCTTTGTAGTAATGAATTTTTGCCTTTCTGAATTAGTGGCAAAGGAGGAAGCCCTGCCTTCAGCCCTTCCCATCCACTGCTGCCTTTGAGgcaaaagcaacaaaaatctTTACAGGGAGAAGACAGCCCTGGTAAGTCTGCCTTGAACTCACCTTTCAACAAACAATGGCTGTCAATgtcaataaaataattaattaaaatataagtTAATTTCTATAAATTATTCAGAATTGAATTAATCTGCAGTAACACAAGTGGGTGAGCATGTTGAGTTTCAGTAAATCTTAAAGAACTTTTAAGAAACTTAGTGgattctaatttttttcaggCTTTGACAGTGtctggtggcagctgcagcaaatCTGTTTTCTGCTGCCCTCTGTTGGGGAAGGAGTTGATTCTGTTTCTATGTTTGCTGTTAaatgaggcagcagtgctggtttAATGACCATTTCTAAactgttaaaaattaaaaaccatttCAGGCCATCGGCACCGTTCGAATTCTCTGACCCGCGTTGATGGGCAGCCACGAGGGGCAGTTCTGGCATGGCCAGAGAAGAAACCCAGGTAATTATTTATTACAGCATTGCTTGAGGAAGTGATACTGGGACAATTTGATTGTGGTAATGTGGTATCACTGCCCTAGAACTGCACTGACAGTcacttaattttgttttttccttatgtGCACTTTCAGAGCTGACTGCTTTTAGATTTGCAATTGAAAATACGTTAGCCGTGATTTTCAGCAAGTGCTGTTGAAAATGGAAGTGTCTGAAGTTGCTGCTTGGTATTGCTGGTCACTTGTGGTACAggatgcattttaaaaataaaacaccaaTTTTTGCTGTCTGTATCATGGTCTTTATTTCAACAAATTGTACCTTGTCGTGCTTGAGTGTTAGTAGATTCTTCTTGTGTTTTCTAGGCCTCTGTCTCAGCCAACACCATTTGCTCTTCATCATTCTGCCAGTACTGATGTGGACCCTGGCTCTGGTGACAGCATTAGCCTGGCCAGGTCCATCAGCAAGGACAGTCTTGCTTCCAACATTGTCAATGTAACCCCCAAAAATCAGCCCCACCCTCCATCAGTGAAAGCTAACGGGAAGAGCTTGCTGAACAACGTAGAGATGGAGGATGAAGATGAAGAGCTCATTGCAATCATCAGATCTGAAGAAAGGCCAAACCGTGGTGACCCTGAGGTGCAGAATGCAGCAGCCAGGGTGCCCAGCATAGTGGCCACGGCGTGGTCCCCAAAAACAAACAGCGACCCTTCGGACAGCAAAGCTGAGAGTTTTTACCTGGAGCCTTTAATGCCTGCGGTCCTGAAACCAGCCAAGGAAAAACAGGTCATCAATAAAGAGGATGAGTGTGGGGAGGGGAAACAGAGGAGTTTTGTGACAAAGAGGTTAAATGAAGGACACTTGTCTTTGGTCCGCAAGAAAGCCACGAGCAGTCATGGTGAGCATGACCTCAACAGGACTTTTACTCCAATTTCTAGCTCTGATTTCACTCCAGTTGCAGATCCCAGTTCTGCAGATGCAGTGGCCCTGGGGGAAGCAGGTATAGAAGCTTCCAGACCTTTGGCTAGTAGCAGTTTAGATCCTTCCTCTCAGGAGCTATCTGCTGGAGGATTCTTTCTTCATGCTGCTAAACCTGATGATGAGGTAACGAGTAAAGTCAATGTGAGTtatgggaaggggctcagcctgcacGTTCAGGACACAACCTGGACCATGGTGAGGCAGGACTCCGAGCCAGATCTCCTGGACATGGAAGATGCCGACCAGGATTTGGTGGCCATAGACAACCATCCTATAGTCACTAAGTACATTGGTGAGGAGGAATCTGCCAAGCTGCAGGAGGACATGAAGGTGAAGGAGCACGAGGACAAGGACGACGCCAGCGGCcgctccagcccctgcctgaGCACCATTTCCCAGGTGAGCAGCGTGTCCATGGCCAGCGGCAGTGTCCGCATGACCAGCTTTGCAGAGAGGAAGCTGCAGAGGCTCAACAGCTACGAGACCAAGTCCAGCACCAGCAGttcccaaaaaaccaccccagatGGGTCAGAAAGCTGCCCAGCACCACTGACCACGTGGAAACAAAAGCGAGAGCAGAGCCCCAACAGGCAGAACAAAGACAATGTTAATCTTTTAGCTTCGGAGCTGGTGCAGCTCCACATGCAGCTGGAAGAGAAGCGCAGGGCCATAGAGGCTCAGAAGAAGAAGATGGAAGCCTTATCAGCAAGGCAGAGATTAAAATTGGGCAAGGCAGCTTTCCTGCATGTTGTGAAAAAAGGGAAGTCTCCTGATGGTCCACAGCCTCTTAAACCAGAACATTTTGCAAAAGAATATTCCCGGCACAATGGGGAAGATTTAGATGAGGTTTCTTTGGGTTCCAAATCCGAGGAGTTCCTTGTGaaagaggaggagagagaagaaatGCTCAACGATTCTCAAGAAGTAGCAAAAGTAAAAATGCAGGAAAGCCTGGCTTTTGCTGAGCAACACAAACCAAAAGACCCTGCTGCTATACACGATTTGGAAAAAAGTAACATTATTTCTGTTGCCCTCCTAGAAGACAACGTGACTGAAGCAGATATCAATGAATGTGATCTTTCTATCGAGAAGCTGAACGAAACAATCAGCACCCTGCAGCAGGCCATCTTAAAGAtatcccagcagcaggagctgctcatgaAATCTCCAACAGTGCCATCCCCAGGAAGCAGAAGTAACTCTCAGGACCAAAAGGTGAAACCTTCGATTCATTTTGTTGAGCCCCTGTCTCCAACTGGAATGAACAGCCTGCGGAAGCCGCCGCGGCTCGGCCAAGGCAGGACTGCCCGGCCAGGGAGGCCTTCAGAGCTGAAGGTCCCCAAGGACAGGCAGCAGAATTCAGCACGTGTTAAAACCCCAACACCCAGCCTAGAAAACCTTCCACATCTGAGACCTTTCCCACCCAATAGCTCGGCAAAGACACCCACGGAAGCGGGGCTGGAAGGCAGCCCTGATCATGGAAGTGGTTCCCAGGAGAAGTGTTTCTTTGATACCTATAGACTTCATGATGAGAGCAATCAAAGGGCACTTGTTCTCTCCACCTCCAAAGACGCAAATATTCTGTCTGAAATGAGCAAAGAGGTGAATAACAGCTTCAAGGAAACGGGGTTGAATTCTTCTGATggctcaggaaaagaaaatgtccCAGTGGATGAGCCCCTGAGAAGCAAGGCTAATCTCATTGAAGTAGATTTGTCTGACTTGAAAGCTCCAGATGAAGGAGAACTTGAAAACCAGGATAGCTCCGCGGATATGATTAGTGAAGGTGATCAGAAGTctggtgtgggttttttcttcaaGGTAAATGTGTTACCTTCCTCTCTTTGGTTCATGTTACACACTCACCCAGCATTAGAACTGGTGTTTCCCAGGCTCCTGATGGAGCACAGCCCTTATTGGTTGCAATATTTGggtattgaaaaaaaacccagttacttctggaaaaggagagagatCTGCTCTCAAAACATTTCATGTCTCAATTTGTGTTTAACAATGATTATTGTCAATACCACAAATGTGCTGACATGAtactttctcttttaatttctctttcaagAAAGTCAAACTAGTCTCAATCTCAGGGAATTTAGCTTTTGGGGTCTTTGTAGTGTGGTTAATTTGGACTGATTGTCATTCACTGGGATTATTTGTGATGTCCATTCTGGCCCACATCATAGCTGCGTTGTACTTTGCAGGTCTAGAAGGTTTTGTGATaattaaagatatttaaaaacaaatcagaGTAAGATGAGCCCCTTTTTCTCCTCACAGACTTAAGGGAACACTAAAACTCtctcttaattttttcttgAGCAACAAGAGGTTTTGATTTACactaaaatgtaaaaatttcCAAACGTAATAGTTTCTCTTCAAATTTTCCTGGAATCATCAGCGATCTTGTGATGTGCAGCTTAATATATTGTCCCCTGTTCCTTGAATTTTGCATGCCTTTGGATTTTTCAGGATGAACAGAAGGCAGAGGATGAGCTGGCCAAGAAACGTGCGGCGTTCCTCCTGAAACAGCAGCGCAAGGCCGAGGAGGCGCGGCTGCgcaagcagcagctggaggctgaGGTGGAGCAGAAAAGGGATGAAGCTCGGTAATGATGcacaaaaaaaagaatttctCTTTCTTGGAAGGTCAGGAGTTGTTCCGTGCTGAATGCTCTGTCCTTGTGTTCTGTGGCAGCCGCAAAGCTGAGGAGGATCGGATacggaaggaggaggagaaggctcGGAGGGAGCTCATCAAGCAGGAATATCTGaggaaaaaacagcagcaaatttTGGAGGAGCAAGGGCTTGGGAAGCCCAAATCCAAGCCTAAAAAACCCAGGCCAAAGTCAGTCCATCGAGAGGAATCTTACAGTGATTCAGGCACGAAGTGTTCTTCCACACGTAAGGATCTGGCCGTGTTTGCTCTCCCCGAGTTTCAAATCTGCTGTAGCCAAATGTGTTTgacattttctctgcttttttctaGCTGATAATTTGAGCAGTGCTCAGTCTGGTTCCAGTCTGTCTTTGGCCTCAGCAGCAACAACTGAGCCTGAAAGTGTTCACTCTGGTGGCACTCCCTCGCAGAGGTACAGCCAGCTTCTCTTGGGTGTCTCTGGCCTGGGGGTGAACAGTTTTGGGCTTCAGAGCTCTTTGCTTCCCCTCACTGGCACAGGAGCACAATCAGCATTGCTGAATTCATCTGGTTTATgtggctgccagctgcagcGTTCTGTACAAACTtgcaattttgttttattttctcccagAGGAGTCAGAGTTTTGCTTTGATTTCTAGCAAGGAGAATCTGACTG is a genomic window of Passer domesticus isolate bPasDom1 chromosome 18, bPasDom1.hap1, whole genome shotgun sequence containing:
- the CAMSAP1 gene encoding calmodulin-regulated spectrin-associated protein 1 isoform X1, with amino-acid sequence MPRRAAQSPRRPPRLRGCRRRPAMVDVDVCAGGDSTRRKMDALADSAVEIVPLELYDSARAKIAANLQWICAKAYGIDNVPEELKDPFYIDQYEQEHIKPPVIKLLLSSELYCRVCSLILKGDQVAALQGHQSVIQALARKGIYVMESDDTPVSESDLGSAPIKMSSHMAMIDALMMAYTVEMISIEKVVASVKRFSTFSASKELPYDLEDAMVFWINKVNLKMREITEKEIKLKQQLMESPGHQKSPSKWYWKLVPVRYRRDHLSSRQLPYFPVLEDLMKDGSDGAALLAVIHYYCPEQMKLDDICLKEVTSIADSLYNIQLLREFSNEYLNKCFYLTLEDMLYAPLVLKPNVMVFIAELFWWFENVKPDFVQPRDIQEIKDAKAVMQQKSSRPPVPISNATKRSFLATPASPSPAELQPPAQAAPEACSRYYLHPEEPDYLGKGGSPAFSPSHPLLPLRQKQQKSLQGEDSPGHRHRSNSLTRVDGQPRGAVLAWPEKKPRPLSQPTPFALHHSASTDVDPGSGDSISLARSISKDSLASNIVNVTPKNQPHPPSVKANGKSLLNNVEMEDEDEELIAIIRSEERPNRGDPEVQNAAARVPSIVATAWSPKTNSDPSDSKAESFYLEPLMPAVLKPAKEKQVINKEDECGEGKQRSFVTKRLNEGHLSLVRKKATSSHGEHDLNRTFTPISSSDFTPVADPSSADAVALGEAGIEASRPLASSSLDPSSQELSAGGFFLHAAKPDDEVTSKVNVSYGKGLSLHVQDTTWTMVRQDSEPDLLDMEDADQDLVAIDNHPIVTKYIGEEESAKLQEDMKVKEHEDKDDASGRSSPCLSTISQVSSVSMASGSVRMTSFAERKLQRLNSYETKSSTSSSQKTTPDGSESCPAPLTTWKQKREQSPNRQNKDNVNLLASELVQLHMQLEEKRRAIEAQKKKMEALSARQRLKLGKAAFLHVVKKGKSPDGPQPLKPEHFAKEYSRHNGEDLDEVSLGSKSEEFLVKEEEREEMLNDSQEVAKVKMQESLAFAEQHKPKDPAAIHDLEKSNIISVALLEDNVTEADINECDLSIEKLNETISTLQQAILKISQQQELLMKSPTVPSPGSRSNSQDQKVKPSIHFVEPLSPTGMNSLRKPPRLGQGRTARPGRPSELKVPKDRQQNSARVKTPTPSLENLPHLRPFPPNSSAKTPTEAGLEGSPDHGSGSQEKCFFDTYRLHDESNQRALVLSTSKDANILSEMSKEVNNSFKETGLNSSDGSGKENVPVDEPLRSKANLIEVDLSDLKAPDEGELENQDSSADMISEGDQKSGVGFFFKDEQKAEDELAKKRAAFLLKQQRKAEEARLRKQQLEAEVEQKRDEARRKAEEDRIRKEEEKARRELIKQEYLRKKQQQILEEQGLGKPKSKPKKPRPKSVHREESYSDSGTKCSSTPDNLSSAQSGSSLSLASAATTEPESVHSGGTPSQRVESMESLPILSRNPSRNTERDWENASTASSIASVAEYTGPKLFKEPSSKSNKPIIHNAISHCCLAGKVNEPHKNSILEELEKCDANHYIILFRDAGCQFRALYCYYPDTEEIYKLTGTGPKSITKKMIDKLYKYSSDRKQFNVIPAKTMSVSVDALTIHNHLWQAKRPAVPKKSQTRK
- the CAMSAP1 gene encoding calmodulin-regulated spectrin-associated protein 1 isoform X4; the protein is MVDVDVCAGGDSTRRKMDALADSAVEIVPLELYDSARAKIAANLQWICAKAYGIDNVPEELKDPFYIDQYEQEHIKPPVIKLLLSSELYCRVCSLILKGDQVAALQGHQSVIQALARKGIYVMESDDTPVSESDLGSAPIKMSSHMAMIDALMMAYTVEMISIEKVVASVKRFSTFSASKELPYDLEDAMVFWINKVNLKMREITEKEIKLKQQLMESPGHQKSPSKWYWKLVPVRYRRDHLSSRQLPYFPVLEDLMKDGSDGAALLAVIHYYCPEQMKLDDICLKEVTSIADSLYNIQLLREFSNEYLNKCFYLTLEDMLYAPLVLKPNVMVFIAELFWWFENVKPDFVQPRDIQEIKDAKAVMQQKSSRPPVPISNATKRSFLATPASPSPAELQPPAQAAPEACSRYYLHPEEPDYLGKGGSPAFSPSHPLLPLRQKQQKSLQGEDSPGHRHRSNSLTRVDGQPRGAVLAWPEKKPRPLSQPTPFALHHSASTDVDPGSGDSISLARSISKDSLASNIVNVTPKNQPHPPSVKANGKSLLNNVEMEDEDEELIAIIRSEERPNRGDPEVQNAAARVPSIVATAWSPKTNSDPSDSKAESFYLEPLMPAVLKPAKEKQVINKEDECGEGKQRSFVTKRLNEGHLSLVRKKATSSHGEHDLNRTFTPISSSDFTPVADPSSADAVALGEAGIEASRPLASSSLDPSSQELSAGGFFLHAAKPDDEVTSKVNVSYGKGLSLHVQDTTWTMVRQDSEPDLLDMEDADQDLVAIDNHPIVTKYIGEEESAKLQEDMKVKEHEDKDDASGRSSPCLSTISQVSSVSMASGSVRMTSFAERKLQRLNSYETKSSTSSSQKTTPDGSESCPAPLTTWKQKREQSPNRQNKDNVNLLASELVQLHMQLEEKRRAIEAQKKKMEALSARQRLKLGKAAFLHVVKKGKSPDGPQPLKPEHFAKEYSRHNGEDLDEVSLGSKSEEFLVKEEEREEMLNDSQEVAKVKMQESLAFAEQHKPKDPAAIHDLEKSNIISVALLEDNVTEADINECDLSIEKLNETISTLQQAILKISQQQELLMKSPTVPSPGSRSNSQDQKVKPSIHFVEPLSPTGMNSLRKPPRLGQGRTARPGRPSELKVPKDRQQNSARVKTPTPSLENLPHLRPFPPNSSAKTPTEAGLEGSPDHGSGSQEKCFFDTYRLHDESNQRALVLSTSKDANILSEMSKEVNNSFKETGLNSSDGSGKENVPVDEPLRSKANLIEVDLSDLKAPDEGELENQDSSADMISEGDQKSGVGFFFKDEQKAEDELAKKRAAFLLKQQRKAEEARLRKQQLEAEVEQKRDEARRKAEEDRIRKEEEKARRELIKQEYLRKKQQQILEEQGLGKPKSKPKKPRPKSVHREESYSDSGTKCSSTPDNLSSAQSGSSLSLASAATTEPESVHSGGTPSQRVESMESLPILSRNPSRNTERDWENASTASSIASVAEYTGPKLFKEPSSKSNKPIIHNAISHCCLAGKVNEPHKNSILEELEKCDANHYIILFRDAGCQFRALYCYYPDTEEIYKLTGTGPKSITKKMIDKLYKYSSDRKQFNVIPAKTMSVSVDALTIHNHLWQAKRPAVPKKSQTRK
- the CAMSAP1 gene encoding calmodulin-regulated spectrin-associated protein 1 isoform X3; amino-acid sequence: MPRRAAQSPRRPPRLRGCRRRPAMVDVDVCAGGDSTRRKMDALADSAVEIVPLELYDSARAKIAANLQWICAKAYGIDNVPEELKDPFYIDQYEQEHIKPPVIKLLLSSELYCRVCSLILKGDQVAALQGHQSVIQALARKGIYVMESDDTPVSESDLGSAPIKMSSHMAMIDALMMAYTVEMISIEKVVASVKRFSTFSASKELPYDLEDAMVFWINKVNLKMREITEKEIKLKQQLMESPGHQKVRYRRDHLSSRQLPYFPVLEDLMKDGSDGAALLAVIHYYCPEQMKLDDICLKEVTSIADSLYNIQLLREFSNEYLNKCFYLTLEDMLYAPLVLKPNVMVFIAELFWWFENVKPDFVQPRDIQEIKDAKAVMQQKSSRPPVPISNATKRSFLATPASPSPAELQPPAQAAPEACSRYYLHPEEPDYLGKGGSPAFSPSHPLLPLRQKQQKSLQGEDSPGHRHRSNSLTRVDGQPRGAVLAWPEKKPRPLSQPTPFALHHSASTDVDPGSGDSISLARSISKDSLASNIVNVTPKNQPHPPSVKANGKSLLNNVEMEDEDEELIAIIRSEERPNRGDPEVQNAAARVPSIVATAWSPKTNSDPSDSKAESFYLEPLMPAVLKPAKEKQVINKEDECGEGKQRSFVTKRLNEGHLSLVRKKATSSHGEHDLNRTFTPISSSDFTPVADPSSADAVALGEAGIEASRPLASSSLDPSSQELSAGGFFLHAAKPDDEVTSKVNVSYGKGLSLHVQDTTWTMVRQDSEPDLLDMEDADQDLVAIDNHPIVTKYIGEEESAKLQEDMKVKEHEDKDDASGRSSPCLSTISQVSSVSMASGSVRMTSFAERKLQRLNSYETKSSTSSSQKTTPDGSESCPAPLTTWKQKREQSPNRQNKDNVNLLASELVQLHMQLEEKRRAIEAQKKKMEALSARQRLKLGKAAFLHVVKKGKSPDGPQPLKPEHFAKEYSRHNGEDLDEVSLGSKSEEFLVKEEEREEMLNDSQEVAKVKMQESLAFAEQHKPKDPAAIHDLEKSNIISVALLEDNVTEADINECDLSIEKLNETISTLQQAILKISQQQELLMKSPTVPSPGSRSNSQDQKVKPSIHFVEPLSPTGMNSLRKPPRLGQGRTARPGRPSELKVPKDRQQNSARVKTPTPSLENLPHLRPFPPNSSAKTPTEAGLEGSPDHGSGSQEKCFFDTYRLHDESNQRALVLSTSKDANILSEMSKEVNNSFKETGLNSSDGSGKENVPVDEPLRSKANLIEVDLSDLKAPDEGELENQDSSADMISEGDQKSGVGFFFKDEQKAEDELAKKRAAFLLKQQRKAEEARLRKQQLEAEVEQKRDEARRKAEEDRIRKEEEKARRELIKQEYLRKKQQQILEEQGLGKPKSKPKKPRPKSVHREESYSDSGTKCSSTPDNLSSAQSGSSLSLASAATTEPESVHSGGTPSQRVESMESLPILSRNPSRNTERDWENASTASSIASVAEYTGPKLFKEPSSKSNKPIIHNAISHCCLAGKVNEPHKNSILEELEKCDANHYIILFRDAGCQFRALYCYYPDTEEIYKLTGTGPKSITKKMIDKLYKYSSDRKQFNVIPAKTMSVSVDALTIHNHLWQAKRPAVPKKSQTRK